From Demequina capsici:
CTCATGCATGTCGGCGTACGTGAGGGTCTGCGTGTCACCCGGCTCGCCGACGAAGTGGAACGCCACCCGGTCGCCACGGCCCTCGCGCACGTGCCTGTCCACCGCGTTGTCGCACGCGTTGAGGATGCCGTCGCCGAACCAGCGGGCCACCGGCGCGTCGGACCAGTCGAGGATCTCGGTGAACTCCTGCTTCCACGCGAGCCGACGGGCCGCCTCCTTCCAATACTCCAGGCGGTCCGCCTCGGCCTTCTTGTACTCGAAGGCGGTCGCGTTCGAGTGCGCGGCGAAGGACGCCAGCGGCGGGAAGCTGCGGCGCTCGGTGTGGAGGTTCTCCAGCGTCACATGGTGGCGCGGGTCGTGCGGACGATCCCCCGCGGTGGCGGGATCGGCGTTCGAGCTCGGGGACTCGGCGGGGACAGCGGTCAGGGACTCATGGACGTCGTTGGCCATGTGGGCCAGGGTAAACGCACCGCAAGGAATCTTCCAGAGTTTGTTAAGCAGCCTGCTAGAACAGGTCAAGACGCGTGTCGGAGACCGCGCGAGACCTCGCGGCGGGCGGCGCCGGTGCCGGGCAGCGCTGGCGAGCGCCCAGCCGCGCGTCCTCCCATTTGCGCGGCGCTTGCGCGCGTGATGCCATGAGTCCATGAGCGAACCCAGCGGCTACGCCTTCCGCGCACGCCCCAACGGCGACGTGCACATCCTCCATCTGGGCAAGCTCGCAAAGATCCTCAAGGACGATGCGGCGGCGTTGTTCCTGACCGCAGTGAAGGAGGGCGACGCTCAGGCCGCCATGGCCGACGCGGTCGGGGGCTCGGCCGCCACGCGACCCGGAGGCAACTCCCGGCGCCCCGGAGCGCATCTGCACGGCAATGGCGAGGCGCATGCTCAGCAGCAGTTCCGACGCAAGAGCGGATGATCCGCGGAGCGTCGATCGACGAGCGCGCTGGCAGTGCATCAAGGTCGGATCCGCCTGCGATCTGACACTGATGCACTGCCAGCGGTCAGGCTCCGGCGGTCAGTCGTCGTCTGCGGCGCGCCCCGCCGCGCGGTACAGCCACACGCCGACGACCACGGCGACCGCCACCACGCCGAGCGTCACCAGCACCGGCCGGGTGCCGACGCCGCTGCGCAGGCCCACAGGCTTCACGAAGCGGAGCATGCCCCAGCCTCGGTCGATCGCGGCGCGGCGGAGCGCGCGGTCGGGGTTGACCGCGAAGCCATGGCCGACGATCGACAGCATGGGCACATCGGTGATCGAGTCGGAGTACGCGTAGCTGCCACGCAGGTCGTAGCCGCGCCGATCCGCGAGGTCGGCGATCGCGTCGGCCTTCGTCTGGCCGTACATGTAGCTGGTGATCCCGCCCGTGTACCGGCCGTCCTCCACGTCCAGCTGGGAGGCGAGGATGCCGTCGGCCCCCAGCAGGTCCGCGATGGGCTGCACGACGTCCTCGACGGAGGCGCTCACGATGATGACGTCCCGGCCGTTCATCTGGTGCCGACGGATCAGGTCCAGCGCCTCGGCGTACACGACGGGGTCGATGTGCTCGTGGACCGTCTCATTGACGATCCGTCGGACCGTGGCGACGTCCCAGCCCTCGATCAGCTCGCTCAGCGCATCGCGCAGGCGGCTGGTCTGGCGCTCGTCCGCGCCGCCGATCTGGAACAGGAGCTGGGCGTAGGCGGCGCGGATCGCGTCGGACCTGGTGAGCAGACCCTCCGACAGGAAGGACCTGCCGAACGCCGACGACGAGCTGGTGGCGATGATCGTCTTGTCCAGGTCGAAGAACGCGGCGGTGCGCACGTGGATGCGCGTATCGCGGCCCTTGCGGCTGCTGCCTGCCATGATGCTCCCTCCCTGATGGTCCCAGCGTAGCCGCGGATGCCTCGGGCGGTCCTGCGCTGGGGAGGGCGCCCCCGGCGCGCGGGTCCCGTAACGTCGTGCCCATGGAAGCCTTCTCGCACGCGCCCACCGTCATGCTCGCGACCGGGGTCGAGATGCCCGCTCTGGGGCTCGGCGTGTACCTCGTCCGGGATCCCGCGGTGTGCGAGACGAGCGTGGAGACCGCCCTGAGAGCGGGCTACCGGCTGGTGGACACCGCGGCGATGTACGGGAACGAGCGCGCCGTCGGGCGAGGGCTGAAGGCCTCCGGCGTGCCGCGCGAGGACGTGTTCCTCACCACCAAGGTGTGGGTCACGGACTTCGGCTACGAGCGCACCAAGGCCTCGATCGCGGCGTCGCTCGAGCGGCTCGACTCCGGTTGGATCGATCTGATGCTGCTCCATCAGCCGGTGCGTGACGTGCTCGGCAGCTGGAGGGCCATGGAGGAGGCGGTCGATGCCGGCACCCTGCGCGCCATCGGCATCAGCAACTTCACTGTCGCCGACACACGTCGGCTGCTCGAGCACGCCCGGATCCGGCCCGTGCTCAACCAGGTGGAGCTGCATCCCTACTTCCACCAGGGCGCGCTCACGCCCTTCCTGGACGAGCAGGGGATCGTGACCCAGTCCTGGTATCCGCTGGGGCACGGCTCCAAGGACCTGTTCCAGGAGCGCGTGCTGGTGGACGCCGCGGCGGCGCACGGCAGGAGCGTGGCGCAGGTGATCCTGCGCTGGCACGTGCAGCGCGGCCTCGCGACCATCCCCAAGTCGACCGACCCCGAGCACATCGTGGCGAATCTCGACGTCTTCGACTTCTCGCTCACCGAGACGGAGATGGCGGCCATCGAGGCGTTGGACAAGGGGCGGCCCATGTTCAGGCCGCCGCGCTGGCTGCTCGCCGTCGGCACCAGCCTGCTGCGCCCGCGCCAGCTTCCCTGAGCGTCGCACCGACCACCCCACGCGTCGTGACGGATCGTCCGATGCCGATGCCGATGCCGATGCCGATGCCGATGCCGATGCCGAGGCGCAGGCGGACGGACCCGTCCGGCGGAGTGTCCACATCCCTCCGGGCGAGCCCGTCCGGCACCAGCGTACGGTGACGACGGGGGTGCGCGGGGAGCCTTGGCGCCCGGGCCGGCGCCGGCGTCGTCCACGGGTCCGCCTCTCGCCCTCTCCTTCCCCGGGCCATGCCCCCGCGCTCGGTGCATGCCAGGGGCCTGCGAGAACCTGACGGTGTGCACGCCGTCCCCGACCTCCCCGAGCTGGGCCCTGACCCCGGCTGGGCGGGCGCGCTCGGCCCGCTGCTCGCCCTGCCAGGCGTGACCGACGTGCTGGTGAACGGCCCCGCGGACGTGTGGCTGGACCGGGGGGCGGGCCTGGAGAGGGCCGACCTCGGCATCAGGGCGTCGCTCCCGGACGCGAGGGCGGTGCGAGACCTGGCCGTGAGGCTGGCCTCGCTCGCGGGGCGCCGCCTGGACGACGCGGCGCCCTGCGTCGACGCGCGCCTGCCCGACGGCTCCAGGCTGCACGCAGTGCTCCCGCCCGTGGCCGACGGCTGCGCCGCCGTCTCCATCCGACGTCTCTCCGCGGGGGCGCTCGACCCGAGGGAGCTCGTGGCGAGCGGCATGGTCGACGCCCACGGGATGCGGGTCCTGACGTCGTACGTCCACCACCACGCCACGCTGCTCATCACCGGCGCCACCGGCAGCGGCAAGACCACCCTGCTCACCGCGCTGCTCTCGCTCGCCGCGCCCACCGAGCGGATCGTCGTCATCGAGGAGGCCGGCGAGGTGGCGCCCGAGCATCCCCACGTGGTCCGCCTGGTCGAGCGTCGGGCGAATGTGGACGGCGCGGGAGCCGTCCCCCTGTCAGCCCTCGTGCGCGAGGCGCTGCGCATGCGACCCGACCGGGTGGTGCTCGGCGAATGCCGTGGGGCCGAGCTGCGCGAGGTGCTTCTCGCCTTCAACACCGGCCACCGCGGCGGACTGGTCACCATGCACGCCAACTCCGCCGCGGACGTGCCCGCACGGCTCACCGCGCTCGGCGCGCTCGCAGGCATGGGCCCCGAGGCTGTGGCGCTTCATGCCGCGGCCGCCTTCGATGCCGTGATCCACCTCCAGCGCGGATCCGACGGGGTGCGCCGCGTGGTCGAGGCGATGAGGCTCGTGCTGCGCGACGGTCGCCTCGCGGTCGCGCCGCTGGGTCCAGGCGGCGCTCCGTGATCGGCCGGTCCCCCCGGCGCGCCGCGCCGTCGCCGTGGGAGCCGACGCCTCGGGCCGCGTTGCGGGCGCCGGCGCTCGCGACCGCCTCGGGCCTGCTGCGAGCGGGCGCCCCGCCTGCGGCCGCATGGGCCGCAGCCGGGCTCGGTGCGCCCGGTGCTCATGGCGTGCCCGGAGGGGCGTCTCCCGAGGTCGCGGCCGCCGCACGGCTCGCGCACTCGGCGGGGTGCCCTCTGGCGCCGACGATCGAGGCGCTCGCGGGTCGGCTCGCGGATCAGGAGGATGCCCAGGCGCGAGCGGCGGCAGGGGCGGCGGGCGCTCGGCTGTCCGCCAGGATCCTCGGGCTGCTGCCTGCCGTGGGCGTCGTCTTCGCGGGCATCATCGACCCGCATGCGGTCCTATGGCTGGTGACGGGTCTGCCAGGCCTGATCTGCCTTGCGGGCGGTCTGCTGCTGACGTTCACGGGGCGCCGATGGCTGAGCCGGATGGTCACGCGCGCCACGGCTCCGCCGGCGGCGGAGGATGCGGCCGTGCCGTTCGCGCTCATGCTCACCGAGGTCGCGGTGGCGGCGGGGATCGATGTGTGCGGCGCGCTCACGGGGGTCGGCGTCGCGCTCGAGGAGATGGCGCCCGAGGCGGGAGGGGCCTTGAGCGAGGCGGCGTCGGGGCTGTCCGAGGGCCTGCACTGGGACGAGGCATGGGGCCACGCGCCTGATCGTCTGTCGCCGCTGAGCGAGGCGCTCCGGTGGTGCTGGGTGGCGGGCGGCGCGCCGGGGCCGGCGCTGCGGGCGGCGCGCCTCTCGCTCGAGCGAACCGAGGCGTCCGCACGCGAGGCGCGGGTCGCGGAGCTGGGTGTGCGCGTCGCGCTTCCGCTCTCGCTGTGCCTCCTGCCCGCCTTCATCCTCGTGGGCGTCGTGCCGATGCTCGCCGCGGTGGCGGCCGGTGTCGGCTTGGCGTGACCCGTGCACCGCTGACGACCTCGAACGGCACTCGGTGCCGCCAGGAGCAGGGAGTTTCGAGTTCTCTCACTTCTGAGGCGGACCTGAGTGCGCTGTGCCACCATGGGCCATGGGGAGATGGTTGAGGGAACCGGGCGTCATCGAGGACCGCACGTTGGTGCGCGCGATCGTCATGGTGGGAATCGCAGCGATCACGATGCTCATCGGGGGACTTCTCCTCGCTGTGCTGGAGGGTTTCTCGCCAGCGTCCGCGCTGCGCGATCCGCTGGCCACCCACGAGCTCGGCCGCTCGGTCGGGCTGCTGTCGATCGTCGGCGTGGTGCTCTGGGTGAGCGGCGGGGTGATGTACCTGTTCGCTGCGACGCTGGTCCCGGCGAGGTCCGACAGGCTCTTCCTGTGCCTCGCTGGCGCGGTGTGCCTCTTCCTCGCGCTCGACGATCAGTTCATGCTGCATGAGATCCCGTCCGACAAGCTGCCAGCAGGGGACCTGATCGTCGCCGCGTACTACGGCGGAGCCTTCATCGTGATCGCGTGGGTGATGCGCACCTGGGTCCGAGATCGGATCGCGATCGTGCTCGCGATCGCTCTGGCGCTGCTCGGAGCGTCGCTCTCGTTCGACGTGATCAGAGGCGCCGAGGGGACCGCACTCGGAGCGGTGCTCGAGGACACGTTCAAGTTCCTGGGGATCGCGTACTTCACCGCCTATGCGGCTCTCAAGAGCTACGACCTCGTCGCCGCCGCGAGGCCCGTGAGCGCGCGCGTGAAGGATGGCGTCCGGTCGGAGTAGCGCCTGGTGCAGCGAGGCCCGTCCTCGCCCCGCATGCCCGACCGCGTCGTGGTACCTGGGAGCGGATGTGCGCCCCGGAGGTCGTCCACAGGATCCGCTGACCGGCCTACGACCCACCGACGCGTGAGCGTCCTCGGGCGTCGGCCCGCCGGTGAGCGAGCCTGGACCTCCGATGAAAGGAGGCCGCGATGGCCCAGCAGGAGAAGACCCGCACAGATGTGATCGCGCCGGAGGAGGTGACCTTCGCCGCAACCGGTGCGCGCACTGCCGGGGAAGGTCGATGGTCGGACCGGGGCATGGCGACGGTCGAGTACGCGATGGTCACCGTTGCAGCCGCGGCCTTCGCCGGGGTGCTCGCGGTCCTGATCAGGTCCGACGAGGTGCGGGGGCTCCTCGCAGGCGTGATCCAGGGCGCTTTCGGCGGGTGACCGCGCCGTCGCACGGTGCCGGCCCTCGACGCCTCGGCGATCGAGGGTCGGCAGCCGTCGAGCTCGCCGCGGCGATGCCTGCCGTGGTGCTGCTGCTCGGCGCGGTCGTCTCCGCGGGGGTGTGGGGTGCGAAGCAGATCGCCGCGCAGCAGGCGGCAGGCGCGGCGGCGCGCGCGGTCGTGGTGGACGCTGCGGGCCAGGCCGAGATCGCCGCACGCGACGCGGTCGGGCCGGGCGTGACGGTCTCGGTGTCCCAGGTAGGTTCTCGCGCCACAGTGACCGTCACGGTTCCGTGCGGCGGGTGGCTTCCCGACGCGACCGCCGTGGTCGTCGTCCCGGACGCACCGTGAACGTGGTGGGGCGGCGGGACGCGGGCTCCGCGGTGCCGATCGTGGTGGGCCTCGTCGCCGTGGCGGTCGCGCTCGCCGTCGCGATCGCCACCCTTGCCGGCGCGGCCGTCCGCGAGGCGCGAGCCCAGGCCGTGGCGGACGTCGTCGCGCTGCAGGCCGCGCAGGCGCAGCGCCAGAGCGGACAGGGCTGTGCCCGGGCGGCTCGTGTCACCTCGGCGAACGGCGCGGCGGTGGTGTCGTGCCATGCCGCGGGCGTCGGCGACGTCACCGTGGCCATCCAGGTCGGGTCGGGGCTGTTCGCGGCGCGCGCGAGCGCCCGCGCTGGGCCCGCGTTCGCCGACCGGCAGTCCGACGCCTGGTAGCGGCGAACGGACTGCTCTAGGCTCGCGAAGGTGAGCGGCGCACCACATCCCAGCCCCAGGCAGCTGGCCCTCGTGTCCATCCCGGCCCTCATCGTCGGGGTGCTGTCAGGCCTGCTCCTGGCAGGGATCGACATGGTCTCCGAAGGCCTGGAGCATGTGCTCTGGGACGGCTTGCCGTCGGCGCTCGGCGTGGAGGAGCCCGCAGGGTGGTGGACCCTGATCGTCCTCAGCGGGATCGGCCTGCTCGTGGGCCTGGCGGTGTGGAAGGTGCCAGGGCACGGAGGCCACGACTCCGCCACGGTCGAGCTGTTCGCGCCCGTGCTGCGCATCAGCGCGCTGCCAGGGGTAGCCCTGGTGCTCATCCTGGGGCTCGCCGGCGGGGTCAGCCTGGGTCCCGAGAGCCCCATCATCGCGATCGACGTCGCCCTGACCGTGTGGCTGCTCGGCAGGATCGCCCCGAACATCGGGCAGCAGGGCGCGTTCATGCTCGCCGCAGCAGGCATGCTGGGCGCGATGTTCGGCACCCCGGTGGCGGCGGCTCTCCTCATGACCGAGCTCGTCGCCGCCGCCAAGCGTGGCGGGCTCCTGTGGGACCGCCTCTTCGCGCCGCTCATCGCGGCCGGCGCCGCGACCATCACCATGCAGCTGCTGCACGCGCAGTCCTTCAAGCTCGACCTGCCGGAGTACACGACGCCCCACCTCATCGACCTGGTCACCGCGTCGGTCGTCGCACTGATCGCGGCCGTGTTCGGCATGGCGGCGTCCATCACGATGCCGCCGCTCCACGCGCTGTTCCGCAGGCTGAACCACCCGGTCGCGTACGCGACCGCCGGAGGCGTCGTGCTCGGCCTGCTCGGATGGGTCGGGGGCCCGCTCACCCTCTTCAAGGGCGCGGCCCAGACCGGAGACCTCATCTCCCACCTCGACTCGTACGGCACGTGGCAGCTCCTGGGTCTGGCGCTCGTCAAGACCGCGGCGCTCGTCGTGGCCGCGGCGGCGGGATTCCGCGGCGGCCGCATCTTCCCGGCCGTGTTCATCGGTGCTGCGGCAGGTCTGTTCGGACATGCGCTGATGCCGTCCATGCCGCTCGCGCTCGCGGTCGCCGCAGGCGTGCTGGGCGCCGTGCTCGCGATCGGTCGCAACGGCTGGCTGGCGCTGTTCATGGCCGCCGTGTTCGGCGGCTCCATGGCAAGCCTGTCCGTGCTGACGATCGCGCTGCTGCCCGTATGGCTGCTGGTCGCACGCGCACCCGAGATGCTGGTGGGCCACGGTGAGATCGAGCAGATGGACGAACGCGACGCGTCCTACCTGGACCCGGCGGAGTCCGCAGGGTCGGAGGTCGAGCCGGCGGAGGAGTGACGGCCGCCGCGGTCGACCCGCGGCGGCCGTGATCCCGCGGGCGTCAGCCCGTCACCTGCACCGTCCCGAGCGACGTCCAGATCGTGAGCTCCACGTAGTCGTACGGGTACATGTCCGGTGCGGGCGCGGGGGCGACGGCCGCGTCGGCCGTGCCCGACGATCCCTTGGCGGCCTGCCCCGATGAGCTGGTCGCGGCACCGCCCTCGGTGCCGTCGCCCTCCGCTGCGGCGGCGGGATCGCCGTAGTACGCGTACCCGGAGTCCACGTACACCGAGCGCTGCTCGAGCACCGTGTACGTGCCGGCGGCCAGACCCGCCCCTGAATCGCACGCGTCCACCTCACGCCACAGCGACTCGGACGTGAAGGACGCACCGGGCGCCATGTACCCGTCGGAGTAAGGGAGTGCGATGTCGGAACCGATCGCCGAGCTCGACGCCGCCGATCCGTCGGCGCCGTACAGCGTGGCGGCCGAACCCTGTGCGACGTAGGCGTTGCCGTAGCGGTCCAGGCTCGTGGTGTAGGCGTTCGCGACCACCGCGCCGTCCCGCACCAGCACCAGCGTGGGCGTCGTCTGGTACCAGTACGGAAGGGTCCAGCCCGACGTGTTCGTGACAGTGGCGGACAGCTCAGGGTTGTCGTCCACGACCCAGCCGTAGCTGACGCTGATCGATGACGGGAGCGTCAAGTCAACCCCGAGCAGGTCGATGGCGGCGGACTGCTGCGGGAAGGCAGAGCCGACGCCGTCGTATGCGCAGCCGTAGTAACCGGTGTTCCACGTGTCGCCGGTGGTGTCGGTGCTGTCCTGGGTGAGGACCACGCGCTGCGTCCCGGGGGCCATGTCCCACGCGCCCGAGAGGCCCTGCTCGTAGAGCGACCGGGCGGCGTCGGGGGTGAGCAGGTCGTCCGGCACGGCCGTGGCGGGCGGTGCGGTCGGGTCGGTGCCGCCCAGGTAGGCAGCGAACGGGTCGGCCACCGGGTCGCCCGCGAC
This genomic window contains:
- a CDS encoding HAD family hydrolase, which translates into the protein MAGSSRKGRDTRIHVRTAAFFDLDKTIIATSSSSAFGRSFLSEGLLTRSDAIRAAYAQLLFQIGGADERQTSRLRDALSELIEGWDVATVRRIVNETVHEHIDPVVYAEALDLIRRHQMNGRDVIIVSASVEDVVQPIADLLGADGILASQLDVEDGRYTGGITSYMYGQTKADAIADLADRRGYDLRGSYAYSDSITDVPMLSIVGHGFAVNPDRALRRAAIDRGWGMLRFVKPVGLRSGVGTRPVLVTLGVVAVAVVVGVWLYRAAGRAADDD
- a CDS encoding TadE/TadG family type IV pilus assembly protein, encoding MTAPSHGAGPRRLGDRGSAAVELAAAMPAVVLLLGAVVSAGVWGAKQIAAQQAAGAAARAVVVDAAGQAEIAARDAVGPGVTVSVSQVGSRATVTVTVPCGGWLPDATAVVVVPDAP
- a CDS encoding TadA family conjugal transfer-associated ATPase, yielding MHAVPDLPELGPDPGWAGALGPLLALPGVTDVLVNGPADVWLDRGAGLERADLGIRASLPDARAVRDLAVRLASLAGRRLDDAAPCVDARLPDGSRLHAVLPPVADGCAAVSIRRLSAGALDPRELVASGMVDAHGMRVLTSYVHHHATLLITGATGSGKTTLLTALLSLAAPTERIVVIEEAGEVAPEHPHVVRLVERRANVDGAGAVPLSALVREALRMRPDRVVLGECRGAELREVLLAFNTGHRGGLVTMHANSAADVPARLTALGALAGMGPEAVALHAAAAFDAVIHLQRGSDGVRRVVEAMRLVLRDGRLAVAPLGPGGAP
- a CDS encoding DUF4244 domain-containing protein; this translates as MAQQEKTRTDVIAPEEVTFAATGARTAGEGRWSDRGMATVEYAMVTVAAAAFAGVLAVLIRSDEVRGLLAGVIQGAFGG
- a CDS encoding Rv3654c family TadE-like protein; amino-acid sequence: MGRRDAGSAVPIVVGLVAVAVALAVAIATLAGAAVREARAQAVADVVALQAAQAQRQSGQGCARAARVTSANGAAVVSCHAAGVGDVTVAIQVGSGLFAARASARAGPAFADRQSDAW
- a CDS encoding aldo/keto reductase; the encoded protein is MEAFSHAPTVMLATGVEMPALGLGVYLVRDPAVCETSVETALRAGYRLVDTAAMYGNERAVGRGLKASGVPREDVFLTTKVWVTDFGYERTKASIAASLERLDSGWIDLMLLHQPVRDVLGSWRAMEEAVDAGTLRAIGISNFTVADTRRLLEHARIRPVLNQVELHPYFHQGALTPFLDEQGIVTQSWYPLGHGSKDLFQERVLVDAAAAHGRSVAQVILRWHVQRGLATIPKSTDPEHIVANLDVFDFSLTETEMAAIEALDKGRPMFRPPRWLLAVGTSLLRPRQLP
- a CDS encoding ion channel protein, producing the protein MSGAPHPSPRQLALVSIPALIVGVLSGLLLAGIDMVSEGLEHVLWDGLPSALGVEEPAGWWTLIVLSGIGLLVGLAVWKVPGHGGHDSATVELFAPVLRISALPGVALVLILGLAGGVSLGPESPIIAIDVALTVWLLGRIAPNIGQQGAFMLAAAGMLGAMFGTPVAAALLMTELVAAAKRGGLLWDRLFAPLIAAGAATITMQLLHAQSFKLDLPEYTTPHLIDLVTASVVALIAAVFGMAASITMPPLHALFRRLNHPVAYATAGGVVLGLLGWVGGPLTLFKGAAQTGDLISHLDSYGTWQLLGLALVKTAALVVAAAAGFRGGRIFPAVFIGAAAGLFGHALMPSMPLALAVAAGVLGAVLAIGRNGWLALFMAAVFGGSMASLSVLTIALLPVWLLVARAPEMLVGHGEIEQMDERDASYLDPAESAGSEVEPAEE